AGTGACCCAGATCTAGCGGTTGCTATGGAAACCAAACCATGGGCTATTTTAAGTATTTTGGCACCTCTTTTACCTGAGTCACGTTCACGCTGATGATAAATGACCTGAAGCAGCGACGGTCTGGACGTTGAACTGTTTCCGTCCCGTCTCAGATCCAGCTCGTTGACGATGGAGCCGACACCACGTCTCCTGAGACACCTGAGCCCGGCACCGGCAGGATTCCCAAACGAGGTGAGGACACGCGGATGCAGCAGTTTAAGCAGAGTCTGAGTCTTACACCCTTCGGCCTGTAGCTTATTTAACAGTCAAACCAAACAGACGCTGAAAACCGTGTGCTGAGATttgagttaaaaaaataatgttgaGTCAGACTGATCTGAGATCAGGCACAAGTGTTTCCTACACAGTGTTTAAACGTGTACCTGGCAACAACTTGGAGAAAGTCCTTGAAACTGTGGTCGGTGTAAACGGACCAATGTTAGAATAGACCGAGGATGTTTTCATCCAGAGCAGCTTGATGTGACACAATGAATGAGTGCCCCTGTTTTTATCTTAACTACTGAACCTGATTAAACTAGTCTGGTTGTGGCCACGACGTTGAGGTGTGTTTACTTTCTTGTGCCTCACTCTTTGTTTGGGTTTATCTGTGCAGAGATCCTGGAGACGCCTCGGTCCAGTAAACTGGTGAGTGTGATAACGTGTGGGTGTCCTGACAGCAGATACCTGatcccacacacgcacgcacacacacacacacacacacacacacacacacacacacacacacacacacacacacacacacacacaacaaagcacCGTATCTAAAGCACACGCTGAGGCTTCCTGTTCACTATCAGGATAAAGAGCCGCCCCTGGTCTGCTCCGGCCTGACTCTGATAAAAAATAGACTTAGTCACAAAAATTGAATTAGTTTTACATGATACAGTTTTATTCAGTCAGAAGAGTTTTacctacatacagtaattaaCTGTATAGAGAAAAATACCTGTAGCTGTGCGTCATAAATAATGGGAGAGAGAAGAATGAGGAACACATTAAGCTGCAGGAAACCAAATGTTTCTGTAAATAACTTCATTATTCATAAATATTCAAACCACAGTGAATCAGAATGTTTGAAACGAGACAATGTTTGAAGCGAGACAATCTGCAGTTTATGGAAATGTGAAATTCCTAATTTGTTTTTTGAGTAGTTTCTTTTCcgaccactagagggcgacGTTTCCTTCTGAGTGTGACTGTAGTTATCGCTGAATAATTCAACaatgatgattatgattattatatttatttaagaattattaaaacactaaaaaacaccgaaaatgatgaataaaatgtatatttcaTGACAAATTATTAGTTTATGTGTAGGAGTCCGTATTTAAACACTGACTTTGAGCCGGACTTTGAGCCTAATAAtatttctgttgttgttaataatgtttattatttagattATTGTTGTGAAAAAGTTGTCGAATTCCAGTGAATGTTAATGTTTGGTGGTTTCACTGACTGAATGTCTGTTCACAGTTAACAAATCATGTCCCGTCCATAAAtgaacatgttttgtttgtgaaacaagctgaaggagagagaaaatCTGCTGATCAGATCAGAGATCACAGCCTCACTACACCCCGACCCCAGCATGACAGACCTCAGTGTTAACTTTcacccttccttccttccttccttccttccttccttccttccttccttccttccttccttccttccttccttccttccttccttccttccttccttccttccttccttccttccttccttccacgcAGCGAGGACTGAAGCCTAAAAAGGTGGTGCATGTTTCTCTAACCTCGGTACAGTGCTCATGTTATGACCGTGTCTCTGCATGGCATCGGGGCCTCACCCTTTATTACCCATCATGCCTCGCTCTGCTAACAATCTGCTCTGTTACCGTGGAGACAAAGACGATGCCTGTGTTGTACGTCATAGGTTCAGCTGACCTCTCTGCTTTTTAAAGCATGTTTCTGCTATTGGCAGCTGATTCTGGCTCATTTTCTGGATaactaataatataattaatataattaattgtaataatagtAATGGCTCTACAAGCCTTCAGGTTGGGAAAAAACCCCGGAGCCTTTTTTCGTTGAGCCTCTGAGGGGTTCGTGGGTCCAGTCCTCCTGCGCTGAGTCGCACTGAACACGCAGACGTTCCTTCGCTGCTGTAGAAATGTCAGAAGGTGAAGCGAGGCTCCGTCCTGCAGAGTATGGATTTCCTGTCAGCTCCTGCTTTAGTGTCTCGTGTACGGCATCCGCTCCAGAGGGGCATTAGACTTGACTTCAGGCTGAACCGGAGCCTCATGGAGCGTTCAGAACATGCAGGGAGGTTGGATGATTCACAGTCAGACAGGAAAAGTGCTGCACAGAGCGAATGCATTCAGGCTGGACTTTAGTTTAACACCATAAATAGAACTTGTGTTTTTCAACGAAGCCAGAAATGACTTTAGATCACAGCAAAGtgagttattatttatttaaaccagAGCTTCAGTCAATTTAAATCTGTACGTCTGTGAATGGCCTCCGTCACTTCCCTTCTGTTTCCCCATTAAATCACATGCAGGTCTTTAAATATTAATCTGCTTTGTGAAAATTGGGTTTGTTCCGATTTGCAGTCAAGAATGAGCAGAAACATTCGATGCTGAAAACTGACGGCTTGGTTTCAAAAGTGATCAAACTGAAAAGATCTGTCACATCATTACGTTTAGCGTGAAGACGAAGATGCTGAATACGCTCATTTGTTAGAATCCTGTGACATTTAGCTTTGAATCGGGGAACAGCAGAGATGGATGCGGTTCACGAggctctgagcctcaggttccgCTGCATTAGTGCAGCGTCCGCTGGGAAACCTGATCCGACTCCGCCCTTCGTCTCGCTTCATCACATCCGCGCTGACTGGGCCCCGTTCAGTGGTGTTTAATATTTGAACAGGACAGAtttccctcagctgctctgtaATGGATCTGATGTAGTCTTTAATCGTAGAAGGAACCTGCTCGCTTTACTTCAAACCCGTTCTCCATTTAAAGCTCCGCTAATGAGAGTCTCCCACTGAATGAATCCTCTTGgattcctctctgctcctgcagagaaGATTAGTGGCGCTGAAGAACATGTTATAATATATTGATTATATTTATAGATTACAGATGTTAAACTCAGTGTTGCTACTGTAGTTTAGACTCATTTTTTTAAgagtgaaatatttaaattgatCACAAACTGCTACATTTTACACCTGTTCCTAAGATAGATGCACCTGAATCCAGCCCCCCTCTGCTTTTGTGGTGAGCCCATTGGAGGGATGCGAGTGTTGCTAGGGGACGGGAGGCTTGCATCAGTTGTTGCTGCTCATTTTCCCCTCTCACCTCCGTTTCAGGCCCCACCCTCCTCCGTCTGCTTCATGCTCACACACCGTCTCACCCGccttccctgtctgtctgtggtggaggtgatgagtgggagggaggcaggcaggGGGCACAGTGATGTAATGCAAGAGGCGGCAAATCGCAATGAGGGGGGGAGGaagtgggaggagagggggagagagagggggagagagagggagggagagagagagagagagagagagagggagagaggcgtCTCCTGAGCAGTAGCAGGTCAGAGGCAGCGAGATGCTTCAGCTGGAATCGTAGCAGACGGGAacgcgaggcagcgactgaagGCTGTGGTAAACGGATTAtgcgaggagcagagagagggaaggagaaggaggacgagagcgggaggaagggacgcggggagggagaggagcacaGCGGCCATTTGCTCCACTGCAGCTGCCTGTCTCTCTGACTGCTCGGCTCCAGCCGTCCGTCTGTGCCGACTGCGTGGACCGAGCCTCTACCTGTTTcaccacctgtgtgtgtgtgtgtgtgtgtgtgtgtgtgtgtgtgtgtgtgtgtgtgtgtgtgtgtgtgtgtgtgtgtgtgtgtgtgtgtgtcttcttctCTTCCAAACATGATGAGGCAGACTCCTGCGCCCCGGAAGGTACAGAACTCCCTCCTGTCGCTCGTGTGTTGGGCTGCAGCCGCTTGTTGTTGTCACTTCCCATTTGTTCTGTGGCAACGCTGCTGTGAAGTTTCTCTTTGcttgtatttatttttgctaATCACCGAGTGCTGCAGTAAACCAGGAGCGACACGTTCACTGGAGCGCGTGCTGTGGCCGGTCGCATTCAGCCTTCGGCTCAGTGAGGTGGAGGAACGGAACCGAGCTCTGATTTATTGCAGCGCTGCTGTTGGACCTCTGCTCCGGCTGAGTGTGTCTGCGGtgccttttgtttcctgttcagCTCCTGTCTTTAATTTGCCTCCATCGTTCAGAGCATCCTCCCATGTTTTACAGGTTCAGTGACTCCTTTTGTCGGTACTGAAATAATTTCACTCTTTGCAGATGCAGCAAACGGCTGCTGTGGTTCCAGCTGAGCTCTGCGACGCTGtcagctgttagctgttagctgttagctgttagctgttagctgggCTCATTTCTGCTGAATGGCCTGACTCTAATCCAATCAACAGCTATAAGGGAACGCTCAGATCCAGCTCCGCACCGCTCGGGTTAATGATGCTCAGTTCAGAGCCAACACAATAATTTTTGCAGACAGATCTAATAAGGACCCGGCTGAAGCTGTGTCACGTCTGTCTGATCTGTGCAAACACTGCACAGTGAAGTTCTACGGTTTCATGTTTCAGGCTAATGTAAAGTCTGCTGTTgaacctctgctctgctcagaaCGGCACAGAACAACGAATTGGGTTCAGCTGAGTTAGATCTGCTGCGTCCCCCGAGACACAAAGCAGCCATTTAGGCCACAGCGTCGGtaccagccgctgctgctgagcgcGTGGTCACGTGGATGAGAGCGAGGTCAGACAGAAGCACTGAGGCCGTGTAGGATGCATGACTAGAGATGGAGAGGAGACGTCTTTTCTGGGTCCTAATGGAACCAGATCAGTTCCATCAGTTCATTTTGTCATTTACTGTGAACTTTAACCCGACTCTGtgtttccctctctcctctcctgccctttgaccttccttcctcctctcccctctcagACCACGGCCAGAAGGCCCAAGgtgagctcagctccagctccatctgcGCGTCTTGTTCCtaatcaagtgtgtgtgtgtgattggttTTAActtgtgtgtgacagcagagcCTCACAGAAGCCTGAAGTTTGATTTACTCTTTATCTCATCTGACTCCTGTTTGTTGTACCAACATTCCCGTGTTTAATCTCCTTTTGCTTCAGACTGATTTCAAATcatttgtttgctcattttatCTTCATTTCACTTGTTACCACTCTCAACGTACACCTGGCAGGAAGAGCGTGATCCGTTTTACCCGTTTTGCTCTCGTCCTCGTCTGTGGTGATTGCAGAGTAATTCCACCTCTCCTGACTTCCTTCAGCAGCCCAGTCGCCCCGCAGGCGCCGGAGGGAAGGGGGCCGCGTCCGgctcggcctcggcctcggccggagagatgagcagcagcgagCCCAGCACCCCGGCCCAGACGCCGCTGGCCGCGCCGGTCATCCCCACCCTCCACTCCCCCGGGAACCCGCCcgcccccacccccgcccccagCAAGGTCAGACTGCAGGTCACACAGTGATGGGAGAGGCTGCTCAAGGCTGAGCTCCCAAAATGATGCTGTAAAAGCTGCTTGAAGAACACTGGATTCTTacgctgctgtgtttttggAAAAGTAAATATCTGTCTCTTAAGTTTTACCAGTGTGACACATGATGGACTCATTCATGTCCATCTGTGGTATTTGAAGGTCAGGGAAACGTTAACATTCTGTAAAGGTCAGGTGACCTTTCATCCTGACGTGGAGATAATCAGGCGTGTTCACGTTTTTTTTCTCAGGAGGACGTCGCTATGGAAACGCAGGTGCAGCGATGTGGTGTGATGCTTTAGCCCTTGAGATTGAAGTGTTGTTGTTCTCTAACATTCTAACGAGATGCAGACAGGTGTGACTACTCCTCATTAGTCTCTGTGTGAGTTATAACATTTGCTGGAGTTGAACTAagacctgctgctgttaaatGCTGCCTGATTATGCATTGGAGCTTGTAAAGTGAGCGTGTGCTCTGCTGAGGCCTGTAGGAGTCTTAGTGCTCATATTCTTCTCTCCACAGGTAAATTCTCTGCTTGGTCAATTATGTCAAAgcttttgttcttctgtcaATTTAATTCTCCACTAACATAATTAGACAAAACGTTAGAGAAGAGCGCCTTAGTTGTTAAATGTGATCATGATTCTTCTCATTTTGCTTGATCAAATAATTCCCTTTGATTCTTTTCTGTCTGTAAATGTCCTGCATCCAGGAAGAGGAAGCTCTCCGTGCTCAGGTGAAGGACttagaggagaagctggagacgATAAAGATGAAGCGAACTGAGGACAAGGCCAAAGTGAAAGAGATGGAAAAGCACAAGATCCAGCTAGAGCAGCTTCAGGAGTGGAGAACCAagatgcaggagcagcaggcggaGCTGCAGAAACAACTCAAAGAGGCAAAAAGGGTAAGAAGCACCAAAGGGATGGAAGGTGTTCAATATGTCTGTAAATAATAAGTCATAAAGTATGTGATGAATGacgtgtcatagtatagtaacATGAAACACAAGGTAGATTCAGATTCTAACACTTTATTTTTACTTCAAGGAAAATTCAAAAGGCAGAGAGCAATAATAGTAAAATCAATAAAGGACCAATAAAAAtatcaataaacacaaacaacaatcgATGGGGTATGAGGTCGTACGTGGTCAAAAACACACCTTGTGTTGACAGACATTAGACTGTGTCAAGTCCGTATTTACCGCTGAATCTGTGCATGTGCAGGAGGCCAAAGAAGCGCAGGAGGCCAAGGAGCGGTACATGGAGGAGATGTCAGATACCGCAGACGCCATCGAGATGGCCACGCTGGATAAGGAGATGGCCGAGGAGAGGGCCGAgtccctgcagctggaggtcgaCTCCCTGAAGGAGAAAGTGGACGAGCTCACCATGGACCTGGAGATCCTCAAGCACGAGATCGAGGAGAAAGGTACGACAGGAAACAGGACTTGTCAGGAGTAAAAGGTTGAGTTTAGAGCAGAGAAGCTGATAAAAGTCaagtttaaaacatgttttaaaaatgaacttGTTGGTGTAGCTGTGAGTTTGAACACGTCCTTATTTCTTAACGTGCGTTTGGTTTATTGTTTACCATCATCTCTTCTGTCTGGAACAAGGCAACATGGATTCACTCTTAGTCAAGGatcaaactttatttttttgtttttcacacatctAGACACAGATTCAGGTGCAGTTTGTGGTTTCTCACAGGTTCTGATGGAGCCGCCTCCAGTTACCAtgtcaaacagctggaggagcagaactCCAGACTGAAGGAAGCGCTGGTCAGGTAGGTTCTGTTCCTAAACTGTTGTGGCTCATCACATTTACTGCTGCCTTTAAGTGGTTCTCCTTGTTTCAGGATGCGTGATCTGTCGGCGTCGGAGAAGCAGGAACACGTGAAGTTGCAGAAGCAGATGGAGAAGAAGAACGTGGAGCTGGATTCTCTGAGGAGCCAGAAAGAAAAACTGCAGGAAGAGATGACGGCGGGAGAGAAAACCATCGacgagctgaaggagcaggtcagtgtgtggcagcttcagcagctggaaCCAGTCTGTTAACGTCACATGTCTTTGTCCATGGACTTCAGGCTctgactgtagctgctttaTTGCAGGTGGATGCAGCTCTCGGTGcagaggagatggtggagactCTGACAGAAAGAAACCTGGACCTGGAAGAGAAAGTCAGAGAGCTGAGAGAGACGGTCACTGACCTGGTGAGTGAAACACGTCAGGCTCCTTCACAGGATTCAGATAATTCACTCATGAATTATTATCGATCAGTGAAAGTGAAGTGGAAAGCTTTCAGTGACCTTGTTTGTTGGTGTTCGCCTTTTTTCTCCAGGAAGCCATCAACGAGATGAACgatgagctgcaggaaaacgcgagagagacggagctggagctgagagagATGCTGGATCTGGGAGCAGCGAGAGTCCGAGAGGCCGAGAAACGAGTGGAAGCGGCTCAGGAGACGGTGGCAGATTATCAGCAGACCATCAAGAAGTACCGCGAGCTCACAGCTCACCTGCAGGTACGACGTCCGCACGGCTGGGAGGGGTCACGCTCTGTCCGACGTGAACCTGCTCgtgtcctgctgcaggaggtgaACAGGGAGCTGACCAGTCAGCAGGAGGcttcagcagagctgcagcagcagccgccggcaGAGATGTTCGACTTCAAGATCAAGTTCGCAGAGACGAAGGCCTACGCcaaggtcagagcagcagctcctcagtgtGAAGAAGACTTCTACAGAGGCGCTGCAGCGCTGAAAGCTTTACTGTGTGTTCAGGCCATCGAGATGGAGCtgaggaagatggaggtggGACAGGCCAACAGGCACGTGTCTCTGCTGACCTCCTTCATGCCCGAGTCCTTCCTGCGTCACGGCGGAGACCACGACTGcatcctggtgctgctgctcatcccTCGACTCATCTGCAAGGTGAACGCCAGCGTCTGCTTCCTTTAGAACGAGCCAGCAGCAAAACCGGAGACGTGGTAAAACCCGGCTTTGTTTTCAGGCCGAGCTGATCAGCAAACAGGCCCAGGAGAAGTTTGAGCTGAACGAGACGTGTGTGGAGCGGGTGGGTCTGAGGGGGGCGGTGGGGGAGCAGCTGAGCTTCGCTGGAGGTCTGGTCTATTCGCTGAGCCTGCTGCAGGCCACGCTGCACAAATACGAGCAGtaggtttcacacacacacacaccacaggtcTCTGTTGAGTGGCCCATCACCATCACGCTGTCCTCTGTCAGAGCTCTGGCCCAGTGCAGCGTGGACGTCTACAAGAAGGTGGGCGCTCTGTACCCGGAGATGAGCGTCCACGAACGCTCGCTGGACTTCCTCATCGACCTGCTGCACAAAGACCAACTGGACGAGACCGTCAACGTGGAGCCGCTCACCAAGGCCATTAAATACTATCAGGTACACACATGTAGTATTAGAGGTAAGACAAATCTACTAAGAACCAAAACCTGCGACTGAAAACGATGCTCCCACGTCAGCACCTGTACAGCATCCACCTGGCCGATCAGAGCGAGGACTGCACCATGCAG
Above is a window of Betta splendens chromosome 22, fBetSpl5.4, whole genome shotgun sequence DNA encoding:
- the dctn1b gene encoding dynactin subunit 1 isoform X11, whose protein sequence is MSQTRRSTHSRTTSSGSSRMSSDGGGRPVRVGSLVEVIGKGQRGTVAYIGTTLFASGKWVGVILDEAKGKNDGTVQGKRYFTCDDGHGIFVRQSQIQLVDDGADTTSPETPEPGTGRIPKREILETPRSSKLRGLKPKKVVHVSLTSTPAPRKTTARRPKQPSRPAGAGGKGAASGSASASAGEMSSSEPSTPAQTPLAAPVIPTLHSPGNPPAPTPAPSKEEEALRAQVKDLEEKLETIKMKRTEDKAKVKEMEKHKIQLEQLQEWRTKMQEQQAELQKQLKEAKREAKEAQEAKERYMEEMSDTADAIEMATLDKEMAEERAESLQLEVDSLKEKVDELTMDLEILKHEIEEKGSDGAASSYHVKQLEEQNSRLKEALVRMRDLSASEKQEHVKLQKQMEKKNVELDSLRSQKEKLQEEMTAGEKTIDELKEQVDAALGAEEMVETLTERNLDLEEKVRELRETVTDLEAINEMNDELQENARETELELREMLDLGAARVREAEKRVEAAQETVADYQQTIKKYRELTAHLQEVNRELTSQQEASAELQQQPPAEMFDFKIKFAETKAYAKAIEMELRKMEVGQANRHVSLLTSFMPESFLRHGGDHDCILVLLLIPRLICKAELISKQAQEKFELNETCVERVGLRGAVGEQLSFAGGLVYSLSLLQATLHKYEQALAQCSVDVYKKVGALYPEMSVHERSLDFLIDLLHKDQLDETVNVEPLTKAIKYYQHLYSIHLADQSEDCTMQLADHIRFTQSALDCMSVEVGRLRSFLHAGQEKADLAVLLKDLETSCSDIRQFCKKIRRRMPGTDAPGIPAALTFGQPVSDTLSDCRKHLTWVVAVLQEVAAAGAQMMSPLGEQEGLSAAKLEDVAFKTGEQIYGSQGANPYECLRQSCGIVIATMNKMATAMQEGEYDAERPQNKNPPPVEVRAAALRAEITDAEGLGLKLEDRETVIKELKKSLKIKGEELSEANVRLSLLEKKLDSSSKDADERVEKIQTRLDEAQTLLKKKEKEFEETMDALQADIDQLESEKLELKQRLNSQTKMDGLRGTGPSGIASIVTGTAGEEQKASMMSGVGAGSGVQVIDSPLLTQQIEAQRVCIKQLKNENNRLKAEKMRVQLASLPPLHVPKLPCRDGGRPEVLSSALYRKTDQLLETLLQMSANVKVVDITGKSPVTPGAQLLEQTARLQSLNSTLDRLKDEVAEHVVNQQPGARVSSDFATFPSTSFVKVTEEKQGDTVLVGRVMVPCPRGQEQLHRLVLSHSQLQRVHSLLRI
- the dctn1b gene encoding dynactin subunit 1 isoform X23, with amino-acid sequence MSQTRRSTHSRTTSSGSSRMSSDGGGRPVRVGSLVEVIGKGQRGTVAYIGTTLFASGKWVGVILDEAKGKNDGTVQGKRYFTCDDGHGIFVRQSQIQLVDDGADTTSPETPEPGTGRIPKREILETPRSSKLTPAPRKQPSRPAGAGGKGAASGSASASAGEMSSSEPSTPAQTPLAAPVIPTLHSPGNPPAPTPAPSKEDVAMETQEEEALRAQVKDLEEKLETIKMKRTEDKAKVKEMEKHKIQLEQLQEWRTKMQEQQAELQKQLKEAKREAKEAQEAKERYMEEMSDTADAIEMATLDKEMAEERAESLQLEVDSLKEKVDELTMDLEILKHEIEEKGSDGAASSYHVKQLEEQNSRLKEALVRMRDLSASEKQEHVKLQKQMEKKNVELDSLRSQKEKLQEEMTAGEKTIDELKEQVDAALGAEEMVETLTERNLDLEEKVRELRETVTDLEAINEMNDELQENARETELELREMLDLGAARVREAEKRVEAAQETVADYQQTIKKYRELTAHLQEVNRELTSQQEASAELQQQPPAEMFDFKIKFAETKAYAKAIEMELRKMEVGQANRHVSLLTSFMPESFLRHGGDHDCILVLLLIPRLICKAELISKQAQEKFELNETCVERVGLRGAVGEQLSFAGGLVYSLSLLQATLHKYEQALAQCSVDVYKKVGALYPEMSVHERSLDFLIDLLHKDQLDETVNVEPLTKAIKYYQHLYSIHLADQSEDCTMQLADHIRFTQSALDCMSVEVGRLRSFLHAGQEKADLAVLLKDLETSCSDIRQFCKKIRRRMPGTDAPGIPAALTFGQPVSDTLSDCRKHLTWVVAVLQEVAAAGAQMMSPLGEQEGLSAAKLEDVAFKTGEQIYGSQGANPYECLRQSCGIVIATMNKMATAMQEGEYDAERPQNKNPPPVEVRAAALRAEITDAEGLGLKLEDRETVIKELKKSLKIKGEELSEANVRLSLLEKKLDSSSKDADERVEKIQTRLDEAQTLLKKKEKEFEETMDALQADIDQLESEKLELKQRLNSQTKMDGLRGTGPSGIASIVTGTAGEEQKASMMSGVGAGSGVQVIDSPLLTQQIEAQRVCIKQLKNENNRLKAEKMRVQLASLPPLHVPKLPCRDGGRPEVLSSALYRKTDQLLETLLQMSANVKVVDITGKSPVTPGAQLLEQTARLQSLNSTLDRLKDEVAEHVVNQQPGARVSSDFATFPSTSFVKVTEEKQGDTVLVGRVMVPCPRGQEQLHRLVLSHSQLQRVHSLLRI
- the dctn1b gene encoding dynactin subunit 1 isoform X14, whose translation is MSQTRRSTHSRTTSSGSSRMSSDGGGRPVRVGSLVEVIGKGQRGTVAYIGTTLFASGKWVGVILDEAKGKNDGTVQGKRYFTCDDGHGIFVRQSQIQLVDDGADTTSPETPEPGTGRIPKREILETPRSSKLRGLKPKKTPAPRKTTARRPKPSRPAGAGGKGAASGSASASAGEMSSSEPSTPAQTPLAAPVIPTLHSPGNPPAPTPAPSKEDVAMETQEEEALRAQVKDLEEKLETIKMKRTEDKAKVKEMEKHKIQLEQLQEWRTKMQEQQAELQKQLKEAKREAKEAQEAKERYMEEMSDTADAIEMATLDKEMAEERAESLQLEVDSLKEKVDELTMDLEILKHEIEEKGSDGAASSYHVKQLEEQNSRLKEALVRMRDLSASEKQEHVKLQKQMEKKNVELDSLRSQKEKLQEEMTAGEKTIDELKEQVDAALGAEEMVETLTERNLDLEEKVRELRETVTDLEAINEMNDELQENARETELELREMLDLGAARVREAEKRVEAAQETVADYQQTIKKYRELTAHLQEVNRELTSQQEASAELQQQPPAEMFDFKIKFAETKAYAKAIEMELRKMEVGQANRHVSLLTSFMPESFLRHGGDHDCILVLLLIPRLICKAELISKQAQEKFELNETCVERVGLRGAVGEQLSFAGGLVYSLSLLQATLHKYEQALAQCSVDVYKKVGALYPEMSVHERSLDFLIDLLHKDQLDETVNVEPLTKAIKYYQHLYSIHLADQSEDCTMQLADHIRFTQSALDCMSVEVGRLRSFLHAGQEKADLAVLLKDLETSCSDIRQFCKKIRRRMPGTDAPGIPAALTFGQPVSDTLSDCRKHLTWVVAVLQEVAAAGAQMMSPLGEQEGLSAAKLEDVAFKTGEQIYGSQGANPYECLRQSCGIVIATMNKMATAMQEGEYDAERPQNKNPPPVEVRAAALRAEITDAEGLGLKLEDRETVIKELKKSLKIKGEELSEANVRLSLLEKKLDSSSKDADERVEKIQTRLDEAQTLLKKKEKEFEETMDALQADIDQLESEKLELKQRLNSQTKMDGLRGTGPSGIASIVTGTAGEEQKASMMSGVGAGSGVQVIDSPLLTQQIEAQRVCIKQLKNENNRLKAEKMRVQLASLPPLHVPKLPCRDGGRPEVLSSALYRKTDQLLETLLQMSANVKVVDITGKSPVTPGAQLLEQTARLQSLNSTLDRLKDEVAEHVVNQQPGARVSSDFATFPSTSFVKVTEEKQGDTVLVGRVMVPCPRGQEQLHRLVLSHSQLQRVHSLLRI
- the dctn1b gene encoding dynactin subunit 1 isoform X28; translation: MSQTRRSTHSRTTSSGSSRMSSDGGGRPVRVGSLVEVIGKGQRGTVAYIGTTLFASGKWVGVILDEAKGKNDGTVQGKRYFTCDDGHGIFVRQSQIQLVDDGADTTSPETPEPGTGRIPKREILETPRSSKLPSRPAGAGGKGAASGSASASAGEMSSSEPSTPAQTPLAAPVIPTLHSPGNPPAPTPAPSKEEEALRAQVKDLEEKLETIKMKRTEDKAKVKEMEKHKIQLEQLQEWRTKMQEQQAELQKQLKEAKREAKEAQEAKERYMEEMSDTADAIEMATLDKEMAEERAESLQLEVDSLKEKVDELTMDLEILKHEIEEKGSDGAASSYHVKQLEEQNSRLKEALVRMRDLSASEKQEHVKLQKQMEKKNVELDSLRSQKEKLQEEMTAGEKTIDELKEQVDAALGAEEMVETLTERNLDLEEKVRELRETVTDLEAINEMNDELQENARETELELREMLDLGAARVREAEKRVEAAQETVADYQQTIKKYRELTAHLQEVNRELTSQQEASAELQQQPPAEMFDFKIKFAETKAYAKAIEMELRKMEVGQANRHVSLLTSFMPESFLRHGGDHDCILVLLLIPRLICKAELISKQAQEKFELNETCVERVGLRGAVGEQLSFAGGLVYSLSLLQATLHKYEQALAQCSVDVYKKVGALYPEMSVHERSLDFLIDLLHKDQLDETVNVEPLTKAIKYYQHLYSIHLADQSEDCTMQLADHIRFTQSALDCMSVEVGRLRSFLHAGQEKADLAVLLKDLETSCSDIRQFCKKIRRRMPGTDAPGIPAALTFGQPVSDTLSDCRKHLTWVVAVLQEVAAAGAQMMSPLGEQEGLSAAKLEDVAFKTGEQIYGSQGANPYECLRQSCGIVIATMNKMATAMQEGEYDAERPQNKNPPPVEVRAAALRAEITDAEGLGLKLEDRETVIKELKKSLKIKGEELSEANVRLSLLEKKLDSSSKDADERVEKIQTRLDEAQTLLKKKEKEFEETMDALQADIDQLESEKLELKQRLNSQTKMDGLRGTGPSGIASIVTGTAGEEQKASMMSGVGAGSGVQVIDSPLLTQQIEAQRVCIKQLKNENNRLKAEKMRVQLASLPPLHVPKLPCRDGGRPEVLSSALYRKTDQLLETLLQMSANVKVVDITGKSPVTPGAQLLEQTARLQSLNSTLDRLKDEVAEHVVNQQPGARVSSDFATFPSTSFVKVTEEKQGDTVLVGRVMVPCPRGQEQLHRLVLSHSQLQRVHSLLRI